Proteins found in one Primulina huaijiensis isolate GDHJ02 unplaced genomic scaffold, ASM1229523v2 scaffold28027, whole genome shotgun sequence genomic segment:
- the LOC140967784 gene encoding PRA1 family protein F2-like: MSAYAGGESGAFSRYKSRTQSLFATRRPWRELLAHPASYSIPFSFGEFSSRLKRNLNHFRVNYSMIVLFILFLSLLYHPVSMIVFIVIFAFWFLLYFFRDEPIVVFGRMVGDRVVLIALGILTIVGLVLTHVWLNVLVSGLIGAAVIVLHGTFRVTEDLFLDEDEAADGGLHSVVGASYARF; encoded by the coding sequence atgtcAGCCTACGCCGGCGGCGAATCCGGGGCCTTCTCCCGGTACAAGTCCCGCACCCAATCTCTCTTCGCCACGCGCCGCCCATGGCGCGAGCTCCTCGCTCACCCGGCCTCTTACTCCATACCCTTCAGCTTCGGGGAATTCTCCTCCCGCCTAAAGCGCAACCTCAATCACTTCCGCGTCAATTACTCCATGATTGTGCTTTTCATTCTCTTCCTTAGCTTATTGTACCACCCCGTTTCGATGATTGTCTTTATAGTTATCTTCGCATTCTGGTTCCTCCTCTATTTCTTTCGCGACGAGCCGATCGTGGTGTTCGGTCGGATGGTGGGTGACCGCGTGGTGTTGATTGCGCTCGGAATCTTGACGATTGTGGGTTTGGTTCTCACGCACGTTTGGTTGAATGTTTTGGTGTCGGGTTTGATCGGAGCAGCTGTCATAGTTTTGCACGGAACTTTCCGGGTTACAGAGGATTTGTTTTTGGATGAAGATGAAGCTGCTGATGGTGGATTGCACTCCGTAGTAGGAGCAAGCTACGCtaggttttga
- the LOC140967796 gene encoding uncharacterized protein isoform X3 yields MRFRKGDKVEVMSKKEGPVSWRLAEVLSCDGHSLCLRYDPFPGGEKELMVETVSREFVRPDPPLVQGLENCISGDIVEVFYQFAWNIAAIVKYMGSKRENTSNKINRPAASFQNKYLVRIIGSSKELIIDQSNIRLRQTWHHGKWVLIGMNSQRCEDTRASKPSTSNCYQKMNFQVPLSNACPTTQKDFVRNDGVRKSPAFSARSLKRISPNDDLMAEAYNGPFCKFRAVEKDGRVQRTTATLILGKIRRTKEANDMCLIWGRNLLLVSHFRMVFEQSSKACFAGRSEHLTYIVNNSGSSWKVRTLDLILSKTLVREHLWIFQ; encoded by the exons ATGAGATTCAGAAAAGGAGATAAAGTAGAGGTTATGAGTAAAAAAGAGGGACCAGTTTCATGGCGTTTGGCTGAGGTGTTATCATGTGATGGCCATTCTTTATGCCTTCGATATGATCCATTTCCTGGTGGGGAAAAGGAACTGATGGTGGAGACTGTTTCAAGGGAGTTTGTGAGACCAGACCCTCCTCTGGTCCAAGGTTTAGAGAACTGCATATCTGGTGACATTGTGGAGGTGTTTTATCAGTTTGCGTGGAATATCGCTGCTATCGTGAAGTATATGGGTTCCAAACGAGAAAATACGAGCAACAAGATCAACCGCCCGGCTGCctcatttcaaaataaatatttagttAGGATAATTGGGTCTTCAAAGGAGTTAATTATTGACCAATCAAACATAAGGTTGAGACAAACATGGCATCATGGCAAATGGGTTTTAATTGGAATG AATTCCCAAAGGTGTGAGGACACAAGAGCTAGCAAGCCTTCGACTTCAAATTGTTATCAGAAGATGAACTTTCAGGTGCCATTATCCAATGCATGTCCTACAACCCAAAAGGATTTTGTTCGCAATGATGGCGTTAGGAAGTCTCCTGCATTCTCTGCAAGGTCTTTGAAGAGGATTTCCCCCAACGATGACTTGATGGCTGAAGCGTATAATGGACCATTCTGTAAATTCAGAGCAGTTGAGAAGGATGGACGAGTGCAGAGAACAACTGCTACCCTGATACTCGGAAAG ATCCGAAGAACAAAAGAAGCGAATGATATGTGCCTCATCTGGGGAAGGAATTTGTTGCTTGTCAGCCACTTCAGAATGGTCTTTGAACAGTCTAG CAAAGCTTGTTTCGCTGGAAGGTCAGAACACTTGACTTATATTGTCAATAACTCTGGTTCGAGCTGGAAG GTCAGAACACTTGACTTAATATTGTCAAAAACTCTAGTTCGAGAACATCTCTGGATATTCCAATAA
- the LOC140967796 gene encoding uncharacterized protein isoform X7: MRFRKGDKVEVMSKKEGPVSWRLAEVLSCDGHSLCLRYDPFPGGEKELMVETVSREFVRPDPPLVQGLENCISGDIVEVFYQFAWNIAAIVKYMGSKRENTSNKINRPAASFQNKYLVRIIGSSKELIIDQSNIRLRQTWHHGKWVLIGMNSQRCEDTRASKPSTSNCYQKMNFQVPLSNACPTTQKDFVRNDGVRKSPAFSARSLKRISPNDDLMAEAYNGPFCKFRAVEKDGRVQRTTATLILGKGHCWRHDHLLQKV, encoded by the exons ATGAGATTCAGAAAAGGAGATAAAGTAGAGGTTATGAGTAAAAAAGAGGGACCAGTTTCATGGCGTTTGGCTGAGGTGTTATCATGTGATGGCCATTCTTTATGCCTTCGATATGATCCATTTCCTGGTGGGGAAAAGGAACTGATGGTGGAGACTGTTTCAAGGGAGTTTGTGAGACCAGACCCTCCTCTGGTCCAAGGTTTAGAGAACTGCATATCTGGTGACATTGTGGAGGTGTTTTATCAGTTTGCGTGGAATATCGCTGCTATCGTGAAGTATATGGGTTCCAAACGAGAAAATACGAGCAACAAGATCAACCGCCCGGCTGCctcatttcaaaataaatatttagttAGGATAATTGGGTCTTCAAAGGAGTTAATTATTGACCAATCAAACATAAGGTTGAGACAAACATGGCATCATGGCAAATGGGTTTTAATTGGAATG AATTCCCAAAGGTGTGAGGACACAAGAGCTAGCAAGCCTTCGACTTCAAATTGTTATCAGAAGATGAACTTTCAGGTGCCATTATCCAATGCATGTCCTACAACCCAAAAGGATTTTGTTCGCAATGATGGCGTTAGGAAGTCTCCTGCATTCTCTGCAAGGTCTTTGAAGAGGATTTCCCCCAACGATGACTTGATGGCTGAAGCGTATAATGGACCATTCTGTAAATTCAGAGCAGTTGAGAAGGATGGACGAGTGCAGAGAACAACTGCTACCCTGATACTCGGAAAG GGCCACTGTTGGAGGCATGATCATTTACTTCAAAAGGTCTAA
- the LOC140967783 gene encoding E3 ubiquitin protein ligase DRIP2-like: MSHQVVKVRREAVVPCMTCPLCHKLFRDATTIVECLHTFCQKCIYKKLSDEEMECCPVCNIDLGCVPLEKLRPDHNLQDVRAKIFPYKRIKLKTPEIATPIALPAKRKERSLSSLVVSTPRVSAQSGMTGRRSKSTVRKASRGSSFSIEKPIKKDDDSTEDHHESSSSPETLNKLTQNTRQNNAAVESSTNHISDKGRENGSSPWEGKSDIWKPLTCLVEAANRSKSSKYGTQGSVAKSSALQSHDSDGLLNKVKNKEHRQKSKDRDENDYIPPESEKPKKLRRIRQKKAPNFGECRIPPQTLIDAISSRFERKNHPIWFSLVAADEQEGDATPLPQISAGYLRIKDGNIPVSFIQKYLTRKLDLTGEDEVEIKFMGQAIIPTLTLNNLVDLWLQATSTERISATIGSSAKDFVMVLGYARKIPEP, translated from the exons ATGTCGCATCAGGTCGTGAAGGTGAGACGGGAGGCGGTGGTGCCATGCATGACATGCCCCCTCTGCCACAAGCTCTTCCGCGATGCCACCACCATTGTAGAATGTCTCCACACGT TTTGCCAGAAATGTATATACAAGAAGCTGTCTGACGAAGAAATGGAATGCTGCCCCGTATGCAACATAGATTTGGGTTGTGTTCCCTTGGAGAAGTTGAG GCCGGATCATAATTTGCAAGATGTAAGGGCAAAAATATTTCCTTACAAGAGGATAAAATTGAAGACCCCTGAAATTGCAACTCCTATTGCATTACCTGCAAAGAGAAAGGAAAGGTCTCTCTCATCTCTGGTAGTTAGCACTCCCAGAGTATCAGCACAGAGTGGAATGACTGGAAGAAGGTCAAAATCCACGGTAAGAAAAGCATCACGAGGTTCTAGTTTTAGTATTGAGAAACCAATTAAGAAAGATGATGACTCCACCGAGGACCATCATGAAAGCTCTAGCTCACCAGAGACGTTGAACAAACTTACTCAAAATACGAGGCAG AACAATGCTGCTGTGGAGTCATCAACTAACCATATTTCTGATAAGGGAAGAGAAAATGGTTCGTCGCCTTGGGAAGGGAAATCTGATATCTGGAAGCCTTTAACTTGTTTGGTGGAGGCAGCAAACAGGAGTAAATCTTCAAAGTATGGAACCCAAGGTTCAGTTGCCAAATCATCAGCTTTGCAGTCCCATGACAGCGATGGACTTCTTAATAAAGTCAAGAACAAGGAACACAGGCAGAAATCAAAAGATCGAGATGAGAATGACTATATCCCTCCAGAGTCCGAAAAGCCTAAAAAGCTGCGCAGAATTCGGCAGAAGAAGGCACCAAATTTTGGAGAATGTAGGATTCCTCCCCAGACTCTGATCGACGCTATAAGTTCTagatttgagagaaaaaatcaCCCGATTTGGTTCTCATTAGTGGCAGCTGATGAACA GGAAGGAGATGCAACACCCTTGCCTCAGATTTCTGCAGGTTATTTGAGAATTAA GGATGGGAATATTCCCGTTTCTTTTATTCAGAAGTATCTAACGAGGAAGTTAGATCTTACTGGAGAAGACGAG GTTGAAATCAAATTCATGGGGCAGGCAATCATCCCCACATTGACACTGAACAATCTTGTTGATCTATGGCTTCAAGCTACTTCCACAGAGAGAATATCAGCCACTATTGGTTCGTCTGCAAAGGATTTCGTGATGGTATTGGGCTACGCTCGCAAAATTCCTGAACCTTGA
- the LOC140967796 gene encoding uncharacterized protein isoform X1 has product MRFRKGDKVEVMSKKEGPVSWRLAEVLSCDGHSLCLRYDPFPGGEKELMVETVSREFVRPDPPLVQGLENCISGDIVEVFYQFAWNIAAIVKYMGSKRENTSNKINRPAASFQNKYLVRIIGSSKELIIDQSNIRLRQTWHHGKWVLIGMNSQRCEDTRASKPSTSNCYQKMNFQVPLSNACPTTQKDFVRNDGVRKSPAFSARSLKRISPNDDLMAEAYNGPFCKFRAVEKDGRVQRTTATLILGKVDAAAYPREILGKKNTHASFKNISYRSNQAERAKRNHDLGCSGVRISESDSSQSAASSVGSCNVTNQKANNMFSHFIPLSCQVTDTLCSDAESRCGSDSVRESCPLPSKEELEVSIHRFELQAYRNTLEALYASGPLSWEREALLTNLRSMLNISNDEHLMELKHLISAKTDVHVR; this is encoded by the exons ATGAGATTCAGAAAAGGAGATAAAGTAGAGGTTATGAGTAAAAAAGAGGGACCAGTTTCATGGCGTTTGGCTGAGGTGTTATCATGTGATGGCCATTCTTTATGCCTTCGATATGATCCATTTCCTGGTGGGGAAAAGGAACTGATGGTGGAGACTGTTTCAAGGGAGTTTGTGAGACCAGACCCTCCTCTGGTCCAAGGTTTAGAGAACTGCATATCTGGTGACATTGTGGAGGTGTTTTATCAGTTTGCGTGGAATATCGCTGCTATCGTGAAGTATATGGGTTCCAAACGAGAAAATACGAGCAACAAGATCAACCGCCCGGCTGCctcatttcaaaataaatatttagttAGGATAATTGGGTCTTCAAAGGAGTTAATTATTGACCAATCAAACATAAGGTTGAGACAAACATGGCATCATGGCAAATGGGTTTTAATTGGAATG AATTCCCAAAGGTGTGAGGACACAAGAGCTAGCAAGCCTTCGACTTCAAATTGTTATCAGAAGATGAACTTTCAGGTGCCATTATCCAATGCATGTCCTACAACCCAAAAGGATTTTGTTCGCAATGATGGCGTTAGGAAGTCTCCTGCATTCTCTGCAAGGTCTTTGAAGAGGATTTCCCCCAACGATGACTTGATGGCTGAAGCGTATAATGGACCATTCTGTAAATTCAGAGCAGTTGAGAAGGATGGACGAGTGCAGAGAACAACTGCTACCCTGATACTCGGAAAGGTAGATGCTGCTGCTTACCCAAGAGAGATTTTGGGTAAAAAAAACACGCATGcttcctttaaaaatatatcgtATAGATCTAATCAAGCCGAGAGAGCAAAACGAAATCATGATCTTGGATGTTCTGGGGTCAGAATCTCCGAGTCAGATAGTTCTCAGAGTGCCGCCTCTTCTGTAGGTAGTTGTAATGTGACTAATCAGAAGGCAAACAACATGTTTAGTCATTTTATACCACTGTCTTGCCAAGTGACAGATACCCTTTGTAGTGATGCAGAATCACGTTGTGGCTCAGATTCTGTGAGAGAAAGTTGTCCACTTCCTTCAAAAGAGGAACTAGAAGTCAGTATTCATAGGTTTGAGTTGCAAGCTTATAGGAACACTCTGGAAGCTTTATATGCTTCTGGTCCCTTAAGTTGGGAACGAGAAGCATTATTGACAAATCTCCGCTCCATGCTTAACATTTCGAATGATGAACATTTGATGGAGCTGAAACACTTAATTTCCGCTAAAACTGATGTCCATGTCAGATGA
- the LOC140967773 gene encoding uncharacterized protein, with the protein MISWSIWLARNQWVFEGRSMHGREVVSRAGNIWAQFLTSKPVRISNTINEPHLIHWNAPPVGSIKINVDAAVFDDSDFFGVGVIVRDDKGMVLMARAGCLEGVLTPYLAELLAVREGIILAYHLQWTNIIVNTDARNVVESIRHPNALAHEASIISFIRRLMLQTSGLTITFCRRFANKAAHELASFGLRNLVDVDYKDCSPFYLSSFVRSDFTYDL; encoded by the coding sequence ATGATATCCTGGAGCATTTGGCTTGCCAGAAATCAGTGGGTTTTCGAAGGTCGGTCAATGCATGGTAGAGAAGTGGTGTCTCGTGCGGGTAATATTTGGGCTCAATTCTTAACTTCTAAACCTGTCAGAATCAGCAATACCATTAATGAACCTCATTTGATTCATTGGAATGCACCACCAGTTGGGAGTATTAAGATAAATGTGGATGCTGCCGTCTTTGATGATTCCGACTTCTTCGGTGTAGGGGTGATTGTTCGAGATGATAAAGGTATGGTCTTAATGGCTCGTGCAGGTTGTCTTGAGGGTGTTTTAACACCTTATCTGGCTGAGTTACTTGCTGTTCGAGAAGGTATTATTTTAGCCTATCATCTCCAGTGGACCAATATCATTGTAAACACTGATGCTCGTAATGTTGTTGAATCTATTCGTCATCCTAATGCTTTAGCACATGAAGCTTCCATTATCTCTTTTATTAGAAGACTAATGCTGCAAACATCTGGACTCACCATCACTTTTTGTCGACGTTTTGCCAACAAAGCAGCTCATGAACTTGCTTCCTTTGGTCTCCGAAATTTGGTGGATGTTGATTACAAAGATTGTAGTCCTTTTTATTTAAGCTCATTTGTAAGAAGTGACTTTACTTATGATCTATAA
- the LOC140967796 gene encoding uncharacterized protein isoform X4 translates to MRFRKGDKVEVMSKKEGPVSWRLAEVLSCDGHSLCLRYDPFPGGEKELMVETVSREFVRPDPPLVQGLENCISGDIVEVFYQFAWNIAAIVKYMGSKRENTSNKINRPAASFQNKYLVRIIGSSKELIIDQSNIRLRQTWHHGKWVLIGMNSQRCEDTRASKPSTSNCYQKMNFQVPLSNACPTTQKDFVRNDGVRKSPAFSARSLKRISPNDDLMAEAYNGPFCKFRAVEKDGRVQRTTATLILGKIRRTKEANDMCLIWGRNLLLVSHFRMVFEQSSKACFAGRSEHLTYIVNNSGSSWKLHRWVSIVEPRM, encoded by the exons ATGAGATTCAGAAAAGGAGATAAAGTAGAGGTTATGAGTAAAAAAGAGGGACCAGTTTCATGGCGTTTGGCTGAGGTGTTATCATGTGATGGCCATTCTTTATGCCTTCGATATGATCCATTTCCTGGTGGGGAAAAGGAACTGATGGTGGAGACTGTTTCAAGGGAGTTTGTGAGACCAGACCCTCCTCTGGTCCAAGGTTTAGAGAACTGCATATCTGGTGACATTGTGGAGGTGTTTTATCAGTTTGCGTGGAATATCGCTGCTATCGTGAAGTATATGGGTTCCAAACGAGAAAATACGAGCAACAAGATCAACCGCCCGGCTGCctcatttcaaaataaatatttagttAGGATAATTGGGTCTTCAAAGGAGTTAATTATTGACCAATCAAACATAAGGTTGAGACAAACATGGCATCATGGCAAATGGGTTTTAATTGGAATG AATTCCCAAAGGTGTGAGGACACAAGAGCTAGCAAGCCTTCGACTTCAAATTGTTATCAGAAGATGAACTTTCAGGTGCCATTATCCAATGCATGTCCTACAACCCAAAAGGATTTTGTTCGCAATGATGGCGTTAGGAAGTCTCCTGCATTCTCTGCAAGGTCTTTGAAGAGGATTTCCCCCAACGATGACTTGATGGCTGAAGCGTATAATGGACCATTCTGTAAATTCAGAGCAGTTGAGAAGGATGGACGAGTGCAGAGAACAACTGCTACCCTGATACTCGGAAAG ATCCGAAGAACAAAAGAAGCGAATGATATGTGCCTCATCTGGGGAAGGAATTTGTTGCTTGTCAGCCACTTCAGAATGGTCTTTGAACAGTCTAG CAAAGCTTGTTTCGCTGGAAGGTCAGAACACTTGACTTATATTGTCAATAACTCTGGTTCGAGCTGGAAG CTTCATCGGTGGGTAAGCATTGTGGAGCCAAGAATGTAG
- the LOC140967796 gene encoding uncharacterized protein isoform X2: MSKKEGPVSWRLAEVLSCDGHSLCLRYDPFPGGEKELMVETVSREFVRPDPPLVQGLENCISGDIVEVFYQFAWNIAAIVKYMGSKRENTSNKINRPAASFQNKYLVRIIGSSKELIIDQSNIRLRQTWHHGKWVLIGMNSQRCEDTRASKPSTSNCYQKMNFQVPLSNACPTTQKDFVRNDGVRKSPAFSARSLKRISPNDDLMAEAYNGPFCKFRAVEKDGRVQRTTATLILGKVDAAAYPREILGKKNTHASFKNISYRSNQAERAKRNHDLGCSGVRISESDSSQSAASSVGSCNVTNQKANNMFSHFIPLSCQVTDTLCSDAESRCGSDSVRESCPLPSKEELEVSIHRFELQAYRNTLEALYASGPLSWEREALLTNLRSMLNISNDEHLMELKHLISAKTDVHVR; the protein is encoded by the exons ATGAGTAAAAAAGAGGGACCAGTTTCATGGCGTTTGGCTGAGGTGTTATCATGTGATGGCCATTCTTTATGCCTTCGATATGATCCATTTCCTGGTGGGGAAAAGGAACTGATGGTGGAGACTGTTTCAAGGGAGTTTGTGAGACCAGACCCTCCTCTGGTCCAAGGTTTAGAGAACTGCATATCTGGTGACATTGTGGAGGTGTTTTATCAGTTTGCGTGGAATATCGCTGCTATCGTGAAGTATATGGGTTCCAAACGAGAAAATACGAGCAACAAGATCAACCGCCCGGCTGCctcatttcaaaataaatatttagttAGGATAATTGGGTCTTCAAAGGAGTTAATTATTGACCAATCAAACATAAGGTTGAGACAAACATGGCATCATGGCAAATGGGTTTTAATTGGAATG AATTCCCAAAGGTGTGAGGACACAAGAGCTAGCAAGCCTTCGACTTCAAATTGTTATCAGAAGATGAACTTTCAGGTGCCATTATCCAATGCATGTCCTACAACCCAAAAGGATTTTGTTCGCAATGATGGCGTTAGGAAGTCTCCTGCATTCTCTGCAAGGTCTTTGAAGAGGATTTCCCCCAACGATGACTTGATGGCTGAAGCGTATAATGGACCATTCTGTAAATTCAGAGCAGTTGAGAAGGATGGACGAGTGCAGAGAACAACTGCTACCCTGATACTCGGAAAGGTAGATGCTGCTGCTTACCCAAGAGAGATTTTGGGTAAAAAAAACACGCATGcttcctttaaaaatatatcgtATAGATCTAATCAAGCCGAGAGAGCAAAACGAAATCATGATCTTGGATGTTCTGGGGTCAGAATCTCCGAGTCAGATAGTTCTCAGAGTGCCGCCTCTTCTGTAGGTAGTTGTAATGTGACTAATCAGAAGGCAAACAACATGTTTAGTCATTTTATACCACTGTCTTGCCAAGTGACAGATACCCTTTGTAGTGATGCAGAATCACGTTGTGGCTCAGATTCTGTGAGAGAAAGTTGTCCACTTCCTTCAAAAGAGGAACTAGAAGTCAGTATTCATAGGTTTGAGTTGCAAGCTTATAGGAACACTCTGGAAGCTTTATATGCTTCTGGTCCCTTAAGTTGGGAACGAGAAGCATTATTGACAAATCTCCGCTCCATGCTTAACATTTCGAATGATGAACATTTGATGGAGCTGAAACACTTAATTTCCGCTAAAACTGATGTCCATGTCAGATGA
- the LOC140967796 gene encoding uncharacterized protein isoform X6, with protein sequence MRFRKGDKVEVMSKKEGPVSWRLAEVLSCDGHSLCLRYDPFPGGEKELMVETVSREFVRPDPPLVQGLENCISGDIVEVFYQFAWNIAAIVKYMGSKRENTSNKINRPAASFQNKYLVRIIGSSKELIIDQSNIRLRQTWHHGKWVLIGMNSQRCEDTRASKPSTSNCYQKMNFQVPLSNACPTTQKDFVRNDGVRKSPAFSARSLKRISPNDDLMAEAYNGPFCKFRAVEKDGRVQRTTATLILGKIRRTKEANDMCLIWGRNLLLVSHFRMVFEQSSKACFAGR encoded by the exons ATGAGATTCAGAAAAGGAGATAAAGTAGAGGTTATGAGTAAAAAAGAGGGACCAGTTTCATGGCGTTTGGCTGAGGTGTTATCATGTGATGGCCATTCTTTATGCCTTCGATATGATCCATTTCCTGGTGGGGAAAAGGAACTGATGGTGGAGACTGTTTCAAGGGAGTTTGTGAGACCAGACCCTCCTCTGGTCCAAGGTTTAGAGAACTGCATATCTGGTGACATTGTGGAGGTGTTTTATCAGTTTGCGTGGAATATCGCTGCTATCGTGAAGTATATGGGTTCCAAACGAGAAAATACGAGCAACAAGATCAACCGCCCGGCTGCctcatttcaaaataaatatttagttAGGATAATTGGGTCTTCAAAGGAGTTAATTATTGACCAATCAAACATAAGGTTGAGACAAACATGGCATCATGGCAAATGGGTTTTAATTGGAATG AATTCCCAAAGGTGTGAGGACACAAGAGCTAGCAAGCCTTCGACTTCAAATTGTTATCAGAAGATGAACTTTCAGGTGCCATTATCCAATGCATGTCCTACAACCCAAAAGGATTTTGTTCGCAATGATGGCGTTAGGAAGTCTCCTGCATTCTCTGCAAGGTCTTTGAAGAGGATTTCCCCCAACGATGACTTGATGGCTGAAGCGTATAATGGACCATTCTGTAAATTCAGAGCAGTTGAGAAGGATGGACGAGTGCAGAGAACAACTGCTACCCTGATACTCGGAAAG ATCCGAAGAACAAAAGAAGCGAATGATATGTGCCTCATCTGGGGAAGGAATTTGTTGCTTGTCAGCCACTTCAGAATGGTCTTTGAACAGTCTAG CAAAGCTTGTTTCGCTGGAAG GTAA
- the LOC140967796 gene encoding uncharacterized protein isoform X5 — MRFRKGDKVEVMSKKEGPVSWRLAEVLSCDGHSLCLRYDPFPGGEKELMVETVSREFVRPDPPLVQGLENCISGDIVEVFYQFAWNIAAIVKYMGSKRENTSNKINRPAASFQNKYLVRIIGSSKELIIDQSNIRLRQTWHHGKWVLIGMNSQRCEDTRASKPSTSNCYQKMNFQVPLSNACPTTQKDFVRNDGVRKSPAFSARSLKRISPNDDLMAEAYNGPFCKFRAVEKDGRVQRTTATLILGKIRRTKEANDMCLIWGRNLLLVSHFRMVFEQSSKACFAGRSEHLTYIVNNSGSSWKVRTLDLYCQ; from the exons ATGAGATTCAGAAAAGGAGATAAAGTAGAGGTTATGAGTAAAAAAGAGGGACCAGTTTCATGGCGTTTGGCTGAGGTGTTATCATGTGATGGCCATTCTTTATGCCTTCGATATGATCCATTTCCTGGTGGGGAAAAGGAACTGATGGTGGAGACTGTTTCAAGGGAGTTTGTGAGACCAGACCCTCCTCTGGTCCAAGGTTTAGAGAACTGCATATCTGGTGACATTGTGGAGGTGTTTTATCAGTTTGCGTGGAATATCGCTGCTATCGTGAAGTATATGGGTTCCAAACGAGAAAATACGAGCAACAAGATCAACCGCCCGGCTGCctcatttcaaaataaatatttagttAGGATAATTGGGTCTTCAAAGGAGTTAATTATTGACCAATCAAACATAAGGTTGAGACAAACATGGCATCATGGCAAATGGGTTTTAATTGGAATG AATTCCCAAAGGTGTGAGGACACAAGAGCTAGCAAGCCTTCGACTTCAAATTGTTATCAGAAGATGAACTTTCAGGTGCCATTATCCAATGCATGTCCTACAACCCAAAAGGATTTTGTTCGCAATGATGGCGTTAGGAAGTCTCCTGCATTCTCTGCAAGGTCTTTGAAGAGGATTTCCCCCAACGATGACTTGATGGCTGAAGCGTATAATGGACCATTCTGTAAATTCAGAGCAGTTGAGAAGGATGGACGAGTGCAGAGAACAACTGCTACCCTGATACTCGGAAAG ATCCGAAGAACAAAAGAAGCGAATGATATGTGCCTCATCTGGGGAAGGAATTTGTTGCTTGTCAGCCACTTCAGAATGGTCTTTGAACAGTCTAG CAAAGCTTGTTTCGCTGGAAGGTCAGAACACTTGACTTATATTGTCAATAACTCTGGTTCGAGCTGGAAGGTAAGAACACTTGACTTATATTGTCAATAA